The Microbacterium horticulturae genome has a window encoding:
- a CDS encoding ABC transporter permease, protein MSIITASPIVPASERRLSNHTSLVQSIQNTLTMAYRGLVKIRRTPEQLVDVTVQPIIFTLMFAFLFGGAIAGDVQSYLPALIPGVLVQTVITTSVVTGTQLREDMDKGVFDRFRSLPIARIAPLSGALLADTVRYAIATTLTFVMGFFMGYHPAGGFGNVVLAAILVIVCSWAISWIFAFFGVIARTAGSVQGISMIVLFPLTFFSNAFVDPSTMPGWLQWFVHINPVSHLVTAVREIANNGAITGDVWMSLLGAAVIVAVFAPLTVRAYMRKA, encoded by the coding sequence ATGAGCATCATCACCGCCAGCCCGATCGTCCCGGCGTCCGAGCGGCGCCTTTCCAACCACACGAGTCTGGTGCAGAGCATCCAGAACACCCTCACGATGGCCTATCGCGGTCTCGTCAAGATCCGCCGCACGCCCGAGCAGCTCGTCGATGTGACGGTGCAGCCGATCATCTTCACCCTGATGTTCGCGTTCCTGTTCGGCGGTGCTATCGCCGGCGACGTGCAGAGCTATCTGCCCGCACTGATCCCGGGCGTCCTCGTGCAGACGGTCATCACGACCTCGGTCGTCACCGGCACACAGCTGCGTGAAGACATGGACAAGGGCGTGTTCGACCGGTTCCGCTCGCTGCCCATCGCGCGTATAGCACCGCTGTCGGGAGCACTGCTGGCCGACACGGTGCGCTACGCGATCGCGACGACGCTGACCTTCGTCATGGGCTTCTTCATGGGCTACCACCCCGCCGGCGGCTTCGGCAACGTCGTGCTCGCCGCGATCCTCGTCATCGTCTGCTCGTGGGCGATCAGCTGGATCTTCGCGTTCTTCGGGGTCATCGCCCGCACCGCCGGCAGCGTGCAGGGCATCTCGATGATTGTGCTCTTCCCGCTCACGTTCTTCTCGAACGCGTTCGTCGATCCCTCGACGATGCCCGGCTGGCTGCAGTGGTTCGTGCACATCAACCCGGTCTCGCACCTGGTCACGGCCGTCCGCGAGATCGCCAACAACGGTGCGATCACCGGAGATGTGTGGATGTCGCTGCTCGGCGCCGCCGTCATCGTCGCGGTCTTCGCCCCGCTCACCGTGCGCGCGTACATGCGCAAGGCCTGA